Proteins encoded in a region of the Dasypus novemcinctus isolate mDasNov1 chromosome 24, mDasNov1.1.hap2, whole genome shotgun sequence genome:
- the LOC101416074 gene encoding midkine translates to MQHRGFLLLALLALLALTSAVAKKKDKVKKGGPGSECGEWSWGPCTPSSKDCGVGFREGTCGAQTQRIRCRVPCNWKKEFGADCKYKFESWGACDGGTGTKARQGTLKKARYNAQCQETIRVTKPCTPKTKAKAKAKKGKGKD, encoded by the coding sequence ATGCAGCACCGAGGCTTCCTCCTCCTCGCCCTCCTCGCCCTGCTGGCGCTCACCTCCGCGGTGgccaaaaagaaagacaaggtgAAGAAGGGCGGCCCGGGGAGCGAGTGCGGGGAGTGGAGCTGGGGGCCCTGCACCCCCAGCAGCAAGGACTGCGGCGTGGGTTTCCGCGAGGGCACGTGCGGGGCCCAGACTCAGCGTATCCGGTGCAGGGTGCCGTGCAACTGGAAGAAGGAGTTTGGAGCGGACTGCAAGTACAAGTTTGAGAGCTGGGGGGCGTGTGATGGGGGCACAGGCACCAAAGCCCGCCAAGGCACCCTGAAGAAGGCGCGGTACAACGCCCAGTGCCAGGAGACCATCCGGGTGACCAAGCCCTGCACCCCCAAGACCAAAGCCAAGGCCAAAGctaaaaaagggaagggaaaggactAG